A genomic window from Triticum urartu cultivar G1812 chromosome 7, Tu2.1, whole genome shotgun sequence includes:
- the LOC125519728 gene encoding serine/threonine-protein kinase STY13-like: MIEGARFHNMLGGGGAGIGGGRGKLENEGNGFYDMPYYHKVGESSHMSVDSADNMNSMNYVGGSVAMSVDNSSVASNESRTVMLNHPGLRDVPTPNYSVCNSVIYPNKAAASVLKEDALARVLMDPTHPTEILTNYEAWTIDLGKLDMGAPFAQGAFGKLYRGTYNGEDVAIKLLEKPENDLERAQLMEQQFVQEVMMLSTLRHPNIVRFVGACRKSIVWCIITEYAKGGSVRQFLARRQTKSVPLRLAVKQALDVARGMAYVHALGFIHRDLKSDNLLISADKSIKIADFGVARIEVKTEGMTPETGTYRWMAPEMIQHRPYDHKVDVYSFGIVLWELMTGMLPFTNMTAVQAAFAVVNKNARPAIPQDCLPALSHIMTRCWDANPEVRPSFNEVVTMLEAAETDVVSNVRKARFRCCISEPMTTD; the protein is encoded by the exons ATGATTGAGGGGGCAAGGTTCCACAATATGttaggtggtggtggtgctggcaTTGGCGGCGGCAGAGGGAAGCTGGAGAACGAGGGCAACGGCTTCTACGACATGCCGTATTACCACAAGGTCGGGGAGAGCTCCCACATGTCGGTGGACAGCGCGGACAACATGAACTCGATGAACTACGTCGGCGGCTCGGTCGCCATGTCGGTGGACAACAGCAGCGTGGCCTCCAACGAGTCCCGCACCGTCATGCTCAACCACCCGGGCCTCCGTGATGTTCCCACACCAAACTATTCGGTTTGCAACAGCGTCATCTATCCCAACAAGGCTGCCGCGTCTGTCCTCAAGGAGGATGCGTTGGCTCGGGTTTTGATGGACCCAACTCATCCAACGGAGATACTCACTAACTACGAGGCGTGGACCATTGATCTGGGGAAGCTGGACATGGGGGCTCCTTTTGCTCAGGGGGCCTTTGGGAAGCTGTATCGGGGAACGTATAATGGGGAAGATGTTGCCATTAAGCTGCTGGAGAAGCCTGAGAATGATCTAGAGAGAGCACAGTTGATGGAACAGCAGTTTGTGCAAGAAGTTATGATGCTTTCCACGTTGAGGCACCCAAATATAGTAAGGTTCGTCGGGGCATGCAGGAAGTCGATTGTTTGGTGTATCATTACTGAATATGCAAAAGGTGGCTCTGTCAGGCAGTTCCTTGCCCGAAGGCAGACCAAGTCTGTGCCCCTGAGATTGGCAGTGAAACAGGCACTTGATGTTGCCAGAGGAATGGCATATGTGCATGCCCTGGGATTTATTCACAGGGATCTGAAGTCAGATAACCTTCTAATTTCAGCAGACAAATCCATCAAGATTGCAGACTTTGGAGTTGCTCGAATCGAGGTAAAAACCGAGGGAATGACTCCAGAGACAGGAACCTACCGCTGGATGGCACC GGAGATGATCCAGCACAGGCCTTATGATCATAAGGTCGACGTGTATAGCTTTGGGATTGTGCTGTGGGAGCTCATGACCGGCATGCTCCCCTTCACAAACATGACAGCAGTTCAGGCCGCTTTTGCCGTGGTAAACAAGAACGCCCGCCCTGCAATCCCGCAAGATTGCCTGCCTGCTCTGAGCCACATCATGACGCGCTGCTGGGATGCAAACCCTGAAGTCCGCCCGTCATTCAACGAGGTCGTCACCATGCTCGAGGCTGCCGAGACGGACGTCGTTAGCAACGTCCGTAAGGCACGGTTCCGCTGCTGCATCTCCGAGCCCATGACCACCGACTGA